In Haemorhous mexicanus isolate bHaeMex1 chromosome 21, bHaeMex1.pri, whole genome shotgun sequence, the following proteins share a genomic window:
- the DAB2IP gene encoding disabled homolog 2-interacting protein isoform X5 produces MPRLKESRSHESLLSPSSAVEALDLSMEEEVVIKPVHSSILGQDYCFEVTTSSGSKCFSCRSAAERDKWMENLRRAVHPNKDNSRRVENMLKLWIIEAKDLPAKKKYLCELCLDDVLYARTTCKLKTDNVFWGEHFEFNNLPSLKNITVHLYKETDKKKKKDKTNFIGQVNIPVGSVTGRQFVEKWYPVVSPNPGKGKSPGPMIRIKSRYQSMSILPMEMYKEFAEYITNNYMVLCSVLEPSLSVKNKEEMASALVHILQSTGKAKDFLTDLMMSEVDRCGENEHLIFRENTLATKAIEEYLKLVGQKYLQDALGEFIKALYESDENCEVDPSKCSSSDLPEHQGNLKMCCELAFCKIINSYCVFPRELKEVFASWRQECSNRGRPDISERLISASLFLRFLCPAIMSPSLFSLLQEYPDDRTARTLTLIAKVTQNLANFAKFGSKEEYMSFMNQFLEHEWTNMQRFLLEISNPETISNTAGFEGYIDLGRELSTLHSLLWEVISQLEQGTATKLGPLPRILRDVNAALSNPACVQVSVTAEHAASTPSAGNSISAGLQKMVIENDLSGLIDFTRLPSPTPENKDLFFVTRSAGAQPSPARSSSYSEANEPDVQMSNGSKSLSMVDLQDNRLLDSGANAPGTADSLNDSQSSLGQLQGIWTTRTQQNSVTGMATVRRVGQTPTTPSGESAPGRPQLLAPLSFQNPVYQMAAGLPLSPRGLGDSGSECHSSLSSHSNSEELTANKHGFAGPAAGEDFSRRPGELARRQLSLTEKGGQPTMPRQNSAGPQRRIDQPPPPPPPVTRGRTPPSLLNTVQYQRPSSGSMMSSSPDWPGSGARLRQQSSSSKGDSPEMKQRTMHKQAPSPVNPNALDRTAAWLLNMNMQFLEDESIDPDSKHRDKLRNKDELSQAEKYQQDLVVLQDKLRISNKKLEEYETRFKCQEETTQKLVLEYQARLEESEERLRRQQEDKEIQMKGIISRLMSVEEELKKDHAEMQAAVDSKQKIIDAQEKRIASLDAANARLMSALTQLKERYSMQTRNGISPTNPTKLQITENGEFRNSSNC; encoded by the exons GTGACGACTTCATCAGGAAGTAAATGCTTCTCGTGCCGTTCGGCTGCAGAGCGAGACAAATGGATGGAGAACCTGCGGCGTGCCGTGCACCCCAACAAG GACAACAGCAGAAGGGTAGAGAATATGTTAAAGTTATGGATTATTGAAGCCAAGGACCTGCCAGCTAAGAAAAAGTACTTGTGTGAATTATGCCTGGATGATGTTCTTTATGCACGAACTACCTGTAAATTGAAAACTGATAATGTCTTTTGGGGGGAGCACTTTGAATTTAATAACCTCCCATCGCTCAAAAACATTACTGTGCACTTATACAAAGAGActgacaagaagaagaagaaggacaagACCAACTTCATTGGGCAGGTGAACATCCCCGTGGGCTCGGTGACGGGCCGGCAGTTCGTGGAGAAGTGGTACCCAGTGGTGAGCCCCAACCCTGGCAAGGGCAAGTCCCCGGGGCCCATGATCCGCATCAAGTCCCGCTACCAGAGCATGAGCATCCTCCCCATGGAGATGTACAAGGAGTTTGCTGAGTACATCACCAACAATTACATGGTGCTGTGCTCCGTGCTGGAGCCCTCGCTGAGCGTGAAGAACAAGGAGGAGATGGCGTCAGCGCTGGTGCACATCCTGCAGAGCACGGGCAAGGCCAAG GATTTCTTGACTGACCTGATGATGTCTGAAGTTGATCGCTGTGGTGAGAATGAGCATCTCATTTTCAGGGAGAACACACTGGCCACCAAAGCAATCGAAGAATACCTGAAGCTGGTGGGGCAGAAATACTTACAAGATGCCTTAG GGGAGTTCATCAAGGCACTGTACGAATCAGATGAAAATTGTGAGGTGGATCCCAGCAAGTGTTCATCTTCGGACCTCCCCGAACATCAGGGCAACCTGAAGATGTGCTGTGAGCTGGCCTTCTGCAAGATCATCAACTCCTACTG CGTCTTCCCAAGAGAGCTCAAAGAAGTTTTTGCCTCGTGGAGACAGGAGTGCAGCAACCGAGGCCGCCCCGACATCAGCGAGCGCCTGATCAGTGCCTCCCTGTTCCTGCGCTTCCTGTGCCCGGCCATCATGTCCCCGTCCCTGTTCAGCCTGCTCCAGGAGTACCCCGATGACCGCACCGCGCGCACTTTGACCCTCATCGCCAAGGTCACCCAGAACCTCGCCAACTTTGCCAA GTTTGGCAGCAAAGAGGAATACATGTCCTTTATGAATCAGTTCCTGGAACATGAATGGACTAACATGCAGAGATTTCTCCTGGAGATTTCCAATCCCGAAACCATCTCAAACACGGCTGGCTTCGAGGGCTACATTGACCTGGGCCGGGAACTGTCCACGTTGCACTCACTACTCTGGGAAGTCATTTCCCAACTGGAGCAG ggcactgccaccaAACTGGGGCCTCTGCCCCGGATCCTGCGGGATGTCAACGCCGCTCTCAGTAACCCGGCCTGTGTGCAGGTGTCGGTCACGGCTGAGCACGCCGCCTCCACGCCCAGTGCTGGCAACAgcatctctgcagggctgcagaaaaTGGTCATAGAGAATGACTTATCTGG TCTGATAGATTTCACACGGTTACCATCTCCAACCCCTGAAAACAAGGACTTGTTTTTTGTCACAAGGTCTGCTGGGGCCCAGCCCTCGCCTGCTCGAAGCTCCAGTTACTCAGAGGCCAATGAGCCCGACGTGCAGATGTCTAATGGCAGCAAGAGTTTGTCCATGGTGGACTTGCAGGACAATCGGCTCTTGGACAGTGGGGCCAACGCGCCCGGCACAGCCGACTCGCTCAATGACAGTCAGTCGTCCCTGGGGCAGTTGCAGGGCATATGGACCACACGGACTCAGCAGAACAGCGTGACGGGCATGGCCACCGTGCGCCGGGTGGGCCAGACCCCCACCACGCCGAGCGGCGAGAGCGCGCCCGGCCggccccagctgctggcacctctgTCCTTCCAGAACCCCGTGTACCAGATGGCCGCCGGGCTGCCGCTGTCCCCCCGCGGCCTGGGAGACTCCGGCTCCGAGTGCCACAGCTCGCTCAGCTCCCACAGCAACAGCGAGGAGCTGACGGCCAACAAGCACGGCTTCGCCGGTCCCGCCGCCGGCGAGGACTTCTCGCGCCGGCCGGGGGAGCTGGCCCGGCGGCAGCTGTCGCTGACCGAGAAGGGCGGCCAGCCCACGATGCCGCGGCAGAACAGCGCGGGGCCGCAGCGGCGCATCGACcagccgcccccgccgcccccgcccgtCACCCGCGGCCGCACGCCGCCCTCCCTGCTGAACACGGTGCAGTACCAGCGACCTTCCAGCGGCAGCATGATGTCCTCATCGCCCGACTGGCCCGGCAGCGGGGCGCGGCTCCGGCAGCAGTCCTCCTCCTCCAAGGGTGACAGCCCCGAGATGAAGCAGCGCACGATGCACAAACAG GCCCCTTCTCCTGTGAACCCCAATGCCCTGGACCGCACTGCTGCTTGGCTTTTGAATATGAACATGCAGTTTTTAGAAGATGAAAGCATTGACCCAGATTCCAAGCACAGGGATAAGCTCAGGAATAAGGACGAGCTCAGCCAAGCAGAAAAG TACCAGCAGGACCTGGTGGTGCTGCAGGACAAGCTCCGCATCTCCAACAAGAAGCTGGAGGAATATGAGACTCGCTTCAAATGCCAGGAGGAGACCACGCAGAAGCTGGTGCTGGAGtaccaggccaggctggaggagagcGAGGAGCGGCTCCggaggcagcaggaggataAGGAGATCCAGATGAAGGGCATCATCAGCAG ACTGATGTCGGTTGAGGAGGAGTTAAAGAAGGACCATGCTGAAATGCAGGCTGCTGTGGATTCCAAGCAGAAGATTATTGATGCACAG GAGAAACGCATCGCTTCCCTGGATGCTGCCAACGCACGGCTAATGAGTGCCCTTACTCAGCTGAAAGAGAGGTACAGCATGCAGACACGTAATGGGATCTCCCCCACAAACCCAACTAAATTGCAGATTACAGAGAATGGAGAATTCAGAAACAGCAGTAATTGTTAA
- the DAB2IP gene encoding disabled homolog 2-interacting protein isoform X4 — protein MYQKPDAGLMLVPYFIEALKSRSRTASLSLCMASARKGSHLMPRLKESRSHESLLSPSSAVEALDLSMEEEVVIKPVHSSILGQDYCFEVTTSSGSKCFSCRSAAERDKWMENLRRAVHPNKDNSRRVENMLKLWIIEAKDLPAKKKYLCELCLDDVLYARTTCKLKTDNVFWGEHFEFNNLPSLKNITVHLYKETDKKKKKDKTNFIGQVNIPVGSVTGRQFVEKWYPVVSPNPGKGKSPGPMIRIKSRYQSMSILPMEMYKEFAEYITNNYMVLCSVLEPSLSVKNKEEMASALVHILQSTGKAKDFLTDLMMSEVDRCGENEHLIFRENTLATKAIEEYLKLVGQKYLQDALGEFIKALYESDENCEVDPSKCSSSDLPEHQGNLKMCCELAFCKIINSYCVFPRELKEVFASWRQECSNRGRPDISERLISASLFLRFLCPAIMSPSLFSLLQEYPDDRTARTLTLIAKVTQNLANFAKFGSKEEYMSFMNQFLEHEWTNMQRFLLEISNPETISNTAGFEGYIDLGRELSTLHSLLWEVISQLEQGTATKLGPLPRILRDVNAALSNPACVQVSVTAEHAASTPSAGNSISAGLQKMVIENDLSGLIDFTRLPSPTPENKDLFFVTRSAGAQPSPARSSSYSEANEPDVQMSNGSKSLSMVDLQDNRLLDSGANAPGTADSLNDSQSSLGQLQGIWTTRTQQNSVTGMATVRRVGQTPTTPSGESAPGRPQLLAPLSFQNPVYQMAAGLPLSPRGLGDSGSECHSSLSSHSNSEELTANKHGFAGPAAGEDFSRRPGELARRQLSLTEKGGQPTMPRQNSAGPQRRIDQPPPPPPPVTRGRTPPSLLNTVQYQRPSSGSMMSSSPDWPGSGARLRQQSSSSKGDSPEMKQRTMHKQAPSPVNPNALDRTAAWLLNMNMQFLEDESIDPDSKHRDKLRNKDELSQAEKYQQDLVVLQDKLRISNKKLEEYETRFKCQEETTQKLVLEYQARLEESEERLRRQQEDKEIQMKGIISRLMSVEEELKKDHAEMQAAVDSKQKIIDAQEKRIASLDAANARLMSALTQLKERYSMQTRNGISPTNPTKLQITENGEFRNSSNC, from the exons GTGACGACTTCATCAGGAAGTAAATGCTTCTCGTGCCGTTCGGCTGCAGAGCGAGACAAATGGATGGAGAACCTGCGGCGTGCCGTGCACCCCAACAAG GACAACAGCAGAAGGGTAGAGAATATGTTAAAGTTATGGATTATTGAAGCCAAGGACCTGCCAGCTAAGAAAAAGTACTTGTGTGAATTATGCCTGGATGATGTTCTTTATGCACGAACTACCTGTAAATTGAAAACTGATAATGTCTTTTGGGGGGAGCACTTTGAATTTAATAACCTCCCATCGCTCAAAAACATTACTGTGCACTTATACAAAGAGActgacaagaagaagaagaaggacaagACCAACTTCATTGGGCAGGTGAACATCCCCGTGGGCTCGGTGACGGGCCGGCAGTTCGTGGAGAAGTGGTACCCAGTGGTGAGCCCCAACCCTGGCAAGGGCAAGTCCCCGGGGCCCATGATCCGCATCAAGTCCCGCTACCAGAGCATGAGCATCCTCCCCATGGAGATGTACAAGGAGTTTGCTGAGTACATCACCAACAATTACATGGTGCTGTGCTCCGTGCTGGAGCCCTCGCTGAGCGTGAAGAACAAGGAGGAGATGGCGTCAGCGCTGGTGCACATCCTGCAGAGCACGGGCAAGGCCAAG GATTTCTTGACTGACCTGATGATGTCTGAAGTTGATCGCTGTGGTGAGAATGAGCATCTCATTTTCAGGGAGAACACACTGGCCACCAAAGCAATCGAAGAATACCTGAAGCTGGTGGGGCAGAAATACTTACAAGATGCCTTAG GGGAGTTCATCAAGGCACTGTACGAATCAGATGAAAATTGTGAGGTGGATCCCAGCAAGTGTTCATCTTCGGACCTCCCCGAACATCAGGGCAACCTGAAGATGTGCTGTGAGCTGGCCTTCTGCAAGATCATCAACTCCTACTG CGTCTTCCCAAGAGAGCTCAAAGAAGTTTTTGCCTCGTGGAGACAGGAGTGCAGCAACCGAGGCCGCCCCGACATCAGCGAGCGCCTGATCAGTGCCTCCCTGTTCCTGCGCTTCCTGTGCCCGGCCATCATGTCCCCGTCCCTGTTCAGCCTGCTCCAGGAGTACCCCGATGACCGCACCGCGCGCACTTTGACCCTCATCGCCAAGGTCACCCAGAACCTCGCCAACTTTGCCAA GTTTGGCAGCAAAGAGGAATACATGTCCTTTATGAATCAGTTCCTGGAACATGAATGGACTAACATGCAGAGATTTCTCCTGGAGATTTCCAATCCCGAAACCATCTCAAACACGGCTGGCTTCGAGGGCTACATTGACCTGGGCCGGGAACTGTCCACGTTGCACTCACTACTCTGGGAAGTCATTTCCCAACTGGAGCAG ggcactgccaccaAACTGGGGCCTCTGCCCCGGATCCTGCGGGATGTCAACGCCGCTCTCAGTAACCCGGCCTGTGTGCAGGTGTCGGTCACGGCTGAGCACGCCGCCTCCACGCCCAGTGCTGGCAACAgcatctctgcagggctgcagaaaaTGGTCATAGAGAATGACTTATCTGG TCTGATAGATTTCACACGGTTACCATCTCCAACCCCTGAAAACAAGGACTTGTTTTTTGTCACAAGGTCTGCTGGGGCCCAGCCCTCGCCTGCTCGAAGCTCCAGTTACTCAGAGGCCAATGAGCCCGACGTGCAGATGTCTAATGGCAGCAAGAGTTTGTCCATGGTGGACTTGCAGGACAATCGGCTCTTGGACAGTGGGGCCAACGCGCCCGGCACAGCCGACTCGCTCAATGACAGTCAGTCGTCCCTGGGGCAGTTGCAGGGCATATGGACCACACGGACTCAGCAGAACAGCGTGACGGGCATGGCCACCGTGCGCCGGGTGGGCCAGACCCCCACCACGCCGAGCGGCGAGAGCGCGCCCGGCCggccccagctgctggcacctctgTCCTTCCAGAACCCCGTGTACCAGATGGCCGCCGGGCTGCCGCTGTCCCCCCGCGGCCTGGGAGACTCCGGCTCCGAGTGCCACAGCTCGCTCAGCTCCCACAGCAACAGCGAGGAGCTGACGGCCAACAAGCACGGCTTCGCCGGTCCCGCCGCCGGCGAGGACTTCTCGCGCCGGCCGGGGGAGCTGGCCCGGCGGCAGCTGTCGCTGACCGAGAAGGGCGGCCAGCCCACGATGCCGCGGCAGAACAGCGCGGGGCCGCAGCGGCGCATCGACcagccgcccccgccgcccccgcccgtCACCCGCGGCCGCACGCCGCCCTCCCTGCTGAACACGGTGCAGTACCAGCGACCTTCCAGCGGCAGCATGATGTCCTCATCGCCCGACTGGCCCGGCAGCGGGGCGCGGCTCCGGCAGCAGTCCTCCTCCTCCAAGGGTGACAGCCCCGAGATGAAGCAGCGCACGATGCACAAACAG GCCCCTTCTCCTGTGAACCCCAATGCCCTGGACCGCACTGCTGCTTGGCTTTTGAATATGAACATGCAGTTTTTAGAAGATGAAAGCATTGACCCAGATTCCAAGCACAGGGATAAGCTCAGGAATAAGGACGAGCTCAGCCAAGCAGAAAAG TACCAGCAGGACCTGGTGGTGCTGCAGGACAAGCTCCGCATCTCCAACAAGAAGCTGGAGGAATATGAGACTCGCTTCAAATGCCAGGAGGAGACCACGCAGAAGCTGGTGCTGGAGtaccaggccaggctggaggagagcGAGGAGCGGCTCCggaggcagcaggaggataAGGAGATCCAGATGAAGGGCATCATCAGCAG ACTGATGTCGGTTGAGGAGGAGTTAAAGAAGGACCATGCTGAAATGCAGGCTGCTGTGGATTCCAAGCAGAAGATTATTGATGCACAG GAGAAACGCATCGCTTCCCTGGATGCTGCCAACGCACGGCTAATGAGTGCCCTTACTCAGCTGAAAGAGAGGTACAGCATGCAGACACGTAATGGGATCTCCCCCACAAACCCAACTAAATTGCAGATTACAGAGAATGGAGAATTCAGAAACAGCAGTAATTGTTAA